Genomic DNA from Candidatus Abyssobacteria bacterium SURF_5:
TAGCAGGTAATGTCAAAATTAGTGAAGCCGCATGGGGCAGCCGAATTGAAGCCGCTTTTGCTTTCGGGCAAGAAACTGGAAGAGGCGAAGAAGAAGGCTCAGTCGCTGCCGAAAATCGTCATGACCAGCCGCGAAACATCGGACCTGATCATGATGGGTATTGGTGCGTTCACTCCGCTTGAAGGATTCATGACAAAGGCGGACTGGAAGGGCGTGTGCGCCGAATACATCATGGCGAACGGTGTGTTTTGGCCGATCCCGATTACACTCTCCGCGAGCAAGGAAGTGGCCGGGTCTTTGAAGGAAGGTTCGGAGGCGGCCTTAGTCGATGGCGAAACCAACGAGTTGATGGGCAGCATCAAGATCACGGAAAAGTACACGATCGACAAGGAGTACGAGTGCAAACAGGTGTTCCGCACAAACGACAAGGAGCACCCGGGCGTCGCGAAAGTGATGCAGCAGGCCGAAACCAATCTTGCCGGTCCGGTGCACGTATTCAGCGAAAGCTATTATCCCAAAGAGTTCAAAGACGTCTATATGAGGCCGGCCGAAAGCCGGAAGATCTTTGAGCAAAAGGGATGGAATACCGTTGCCGCATTGCAGCTGCGCAACCCGATGCACCGCTCGCATGAGTACTTGGCGAAAATCGCCGTCGAAGTTTGC
This window encodes:
- the sat gene encoding sulfate adenylyltransferase, whose protein sequence is MSKLVKPHGAAELKPLLLSGKKLEEAKKKAQSLPKIVMTSRETSDLIMMGIGAFTPLEGFMTKADWKGVCAEYIMANGVFWPIPITLSASKEVAGSLKEGSEAALVDGETNELMGSIKITEKYTIDKEYECKQVFRTNDKEHPGVAKVMQQAETNLAGPVHVFSESYYPKEFKDVYMRPAESRKIFEQKGWNTVAALQLRNPMHRSHEYLAKIAVEVCDGLFIHQLVGKLKAGDIPADVRVKCIDVLVENYFVKDTVVQGGYPMEMRYGGPREALLHAVFRQNYGCSHLIVGRDHAGVGDYYGPFDAQKIFNEIPKDALELKPLNIDWTFYCHKCRGMASMRTCPHGKEDRLLLSGTMLRKMLSEGGEVPADFSRPEVLTVLKEYYAGLTEKVEIKLHGAATGEAAKKK